The following proteins are co-located in the Desulfatitalea tepidiphila genome:
- a CDS encoding DUF932 domain-containing protein, giving the protein MKPNLTTLGKVFDRVDAMSVNCFDQNIAVPDISFDNLDIVRIAGEPHPLRPVAQRSISNRLGIPYPYLTRCPSDVQAMNLNHWIKHEKNDQLLFRFDGQEVRAVFTTKYIPVDNFEVMERLDSLGYKPETPVQCHLDTEFMSLSIPDGAKAFDINGDKFKPGISISNSEVGLASLSIAAFVLRLVCTNGLVAKSDVSASYRHVSTKILGEFPIVMDKVSLELGAQREQFRLSLESRVDNPESTLASFNRQFALNGGEKDAVEWAWPQEAGETMFNVVNTYTRAAQKEDLPAESSFRLSRVGGNILGMLN; this is encoded by the coding sequence ATGAAACCCAATTTGACAACCCTTGGCAAAGTGTTCGACCGCGTGGATGCAATGTCGGTAAACTGCTTTGATCAGAACATCGCCGTGCCGGACATATCGTTTGATAACCTGGACATCGTTCGCATTGCAGGAGAGCCCCACCCGTTAAGGCCTGTGGCGCAAAGGTCCATATCCAATCGCCTGGGGATCCCCTATCCGTATTTGACCAGATGTCCATCCGATGTGCAGGCGATGAATTTAAACCACTGGATCAAGCATGAGAAAAATGACCAACTGCTGTTCCGGTTCGATGGACAGGAGGTGCGGGCAGTGTTTACGACCAAGTATATTCCCGTGGACAATTTCGAGGTGATGGAGCGTTTGGATTCCCTGGGATATAAACCCGAGACTCCGGTTCAATGTCATCTGGATACAGAGTTCATGTCGTTGAGCATCCCGGATGGTGCCAAGGCATTTGACATCAACGGGGACAAATTCAAACCGGGCATATCGATATCTAATTCGGAAGTAGGTCTGGCATCATTATCCATTGCAGCATTTGTGTTGAGACTGGTCTGCACTAATGGTCTTGTGGCGAAATCCGATGTGTCTGCCTCCTATCGGCATGTGAGCACCAAGATTTTAGGTGAGTTTCCCATCGTAATGGACAAGGTGTCGCTGGAATTGGGCGCCCAGCGGGAACAGTTCCGGTTGTCTTTGGAATCACGGGTGGATAATCCAGAATCGACCCTGGCCAGCTTCAATCGTCAGTTTGCGTTAAATGGCGGCGAAAAAGATGCTGTGGAGTGGGCCTGGCCACAGGAAGCTGGAGAGACCATGTTTAATGTGGTCAACACGTATACCAGGGCGGCACAGAAGGAGGATTTGCCGGCCGAATCGAGTTTTC